One window from the genome of Marinobacter sp. LV10R510-11A encodes:
- the recJ gene encoding single-stranded-DNA-specific exonuclease RecJ, whose protein sequence is MAPKKILRRPQLDNIPAWGQDLPPLLRRLYAARGVTCDEQLSYTLRHLASPFELRGIDRAVELLADAIAQNQKVLVLGDFDADGATSTAVAMLGLSMLGLQSIDFRVPSRFADGYGLTPGIIERLQQESELPDLMVTVDNGISAVEGVKAARNLGIKVLVTDHHLAGEVLPDADAIVNPNQPGCAFLSKNAAGVGVMFYVLTALRKKLREAGRLPQPEPNLGTLLDLVALGTVADVVPLDHNNRIFVEQGLRRIRQGEARPGILALLEVAGREYANISSTDLGFVVGPRLNAAGRLDDMSVGIACLLADSPDEARRLARELDTFNRERRTIEKDMKAQAQDLLASMSLDLEGLPWGLVLFDQDWHQGVIGILAARIREQTNRPTIAFAPDENGVDVKGSARSIPGLHIRDVLAMVDSRHPGVMKKFGGHAMAAGMTLARSDFDAFCQAFDRAVRDVLTAADLEAAITTDGPLSSDELSLETAALLKRAGPWGQHFPEPLFDGEFRVVSQRIVGENHLKLVLQPVDGSGIIDGIAFNTGPEVPDYTRTGARVVYKPDANTFRGRTNLQLLVNYLEPLS, encoded by the coding sequence ATGGCACCAAAAAAGATACTACGTCGCCCCCAGCTGGATAATATTCCGGCTTGGGGCCAAGACCTGCCCCCCTTGCTTCGCCGTCTGTACGCTGCCCGCGGTGTTACCTGCGACGAACAGTTAAGTTATACCCTCAGGCACCTTGCCTCACCCTTTGAGTTACGAGGCATTGACCGTGCCGTCGAGCTGCTCGCGGATGCTATAGCGCAAAACCAGAAGGTTCTTGTACTCGGGGACTTCGATGCGGACGGCGCCACCAGTACCGCTGTCGCCATGCTCGGGCTTTCCATGCTTGGTTTGCAGAGTATCGATTTTCGAGTGCCCAGCCGCTTCGCGGATGGTTATGGGTTGACCCCCGGCATCATCGAGCGCCTGCAGCAAGAAAGCGAACTGCCCGACCTTATGGTGACGGTAGACAACGGCATCTCTGCAGTTGAAGGGGTTAAGGCGGCCCGTAATCTGGGAATCAAGGTTCTGGTTACGGACCACCACCTGGCCGGCGAGGTGTTGCCAGATGCCGATGCCATCGTGAACCCCAACCAGCCCGGGTGCGCTTTTCTCAGTAAAAATGCCGCAGGCGTGGGCGTCATGTTCTACGTGCTCACGGCACTGCGCAAGAAGCTCCGGGAGGCCGGCAGGCTGCCACAGCCGGAGCCCAATCTGGGCACCCTGCTGGATTTGGTAGCGCTGGGCACCGTGGCCGATGTTGTTCCGCTGGACCATAACAACCGCATTTTTGTTGAACAGGGCCTGCGCCGCATTCGCCAAGGCGAAGCCCGCCCCGGAATTCTCGCGTTGCTGGAAGTTGCCGGCCGGGAATACGCAAATATTAGCTCTACCGACCTCGGGTTTGTGGTTGGCCCACGGCTTAATGCCGCGGGTAGGCTGGATGACATGAGCGTCGGCATTGCCTGCCTGCTGGCAGACAGTCCTGATGAAGCACGGCGGCTCGCCCGCGAGCTGGACACCTTTAATCGTGAACGGCGTACCATCGAAAAAGACATGAAAGCCCAGGCGCAGGATCTGCTCGCCTCCATGTCTCTGGATCTTGAAGGGCTCCCGTGGGGGCTGGTCTTGTTCGATCAGGATTGGCACCAGGGCGTTATCGGCATCCTCGCGGCCCGTATTCGGGAACAGACCAACAGGCCGACCATTGCGTTTGCCCCCGATGAAAATGGCGTAGATGTAAAAGGTTCTGCGCGATCAATTCCCGGGCTTCATATTCGCGATGTGTTGGCGATGGTCGATTCTCGCCATCCTGGGGTAATGAAAAAATTCGGCGGCCACGCCATGGCAGCGGGTATGACTTTGGCTCGCAGTGATTTTGATGCCTTTTGTCAGGCGTTTGATCGGGCGGTGAGGGATGTCTTGACTGCCGCCGATTTGGAGGCGGCCATCACCACTGACGGGCCGTTGAGTTCTGATGAGTTGTCGCTAGAAACGGCGGCTTTGCTCAAGCGCGCTGGCCCTTGGGGGCAGCATTTTCCGGAGCCTTTGTTTGATGGCGAGTTTCGAGTGGTGAGCCAGCGTATTGTTGGCGAAAATCACTTGAAGTTGGTTTTGCAGCCGGTTGATGGAAGCGGCATCATCGATGGTATAGCGTTCAATACGGGTCCAGAGGTTCCGGACTATACGCGTACGGGTGCTCGGGTAGTTTATAAGCCGGATGCTAATACGTTTCGTGGTCGGACTAATTTGCAGCTTTTGGTGAATTATTTGGAGCCGCTTTCTTAG
- the prfB gene encoding peptide chain release factor 2 (programmed frameshift), which produces MEINPIVTKIKELRERTESLRGYLDYDQRSERLVEVEREMEMPAVWDDPERAQALGKERSDLDLIVSTIDNLTVGLSDAKSLLEMAVEEDDPDTATEIESDLEALDAELEKLEFRRMFSGEMDANSAYLEIQAGSGGTEAQDWANMLLRMYLRWAERRGFKAEIVELQEGDVAGVKSATIHIQGEYAFGWARTETGVHRLVRKSPFDSGNRRHTSFSSVFVSPEVDDSFVIEINPSDLRVDVYRASGAGGQHVNRTESAVRLTHNPTGIVVACQAGRSQHQNKDQAMKQLKAKLYEREIQERNAEKQKAEDAKSDIGWGSQIRSYVLDDGRIKDLRTKVETSSIQSVLDGDIDKFIEASLKMAL; this is translated from the exons ATGGAAATTAATCCCATTGTGACGAAGATTAAAGAGCTTCGTGAGCGTACTGAATCGCTCAGGGGGTATCTT GACTATGATCAGCGGAGTGAACGGCTGGTCGAAGTAGAGCGAGAGATGGAGATGCCCGCAGTGTGGGATGATCCTGAGCGCGCTCAGGCGCTGGGCAAGGAGCGCTCTGATCTTGATTTGATCGTCAGCACCATCGACAACCTCACAGTCGGCCTGTCCGATGCAAAGAGTCTGCTGGAAATGGCGGTTGAGGAAGATGACCCAGATACAGCAACCGAGATCGAGTCGGATCTGGAAGCGCTTGATGCCGAGCTTGAAAAACTTGAGTTCCGTCGTATGTTTTCCGGTGAGATGGACGCCAATAGCGCCTATCTTGAAATTCAGGCCGGCTCGGGGGGTACCGAGGCTCAGGATTGGGCAAATATGCTTCTGCGCATGTACCTGCGCTGGGCTGAACGTCGTGGTTTCAAGGCAGAGATTGTAGAGTTGCAGGAAGGTGATGTGGCTGGTGTGAAAAGTGCCACCATTCACATTCAGGGTGAGTATGCGTTCGGTTGGGCGCGTACGGAAACCGGCGTTCATCGCTTGGTTCGTAAATCGCCTTTCGACTCGGGTAATCGCCGCCATACGTCTTTTTCTTCGGTGTTTGTTTCGCCGGAGGTGGACGACAGTTTTGTGATTGAGATTAACCCGTCAGATTTGCGGGTGGATGTTTATCGTGCTTCTGGCGCGGGTGGCCAGCACGTTAACCGGACGGAATCTGCGGTGCGTTTGACCCACAACCCAACGGGTATTGTTGTGGCCTGTCAGGCCGGCCGAAGCCAGCATCAGAACAAAGATCAGGCTATGAAGCAGCTTAAAGCCAAGCTGTATGAGCGTGAGATTCAGGAACGTAACGCCGAGAAGCAGAAAGCCGAAGACGCAAAATCCGATATTGGTTGGGGCAGCCAGATTCGCTCCTACGTACTGGATGATGGCCGCATTAAGGATTTGCGTACCAAAGTTGAAACCAGCAGCATCCAATCGGTGTTGGATGGTGATATCGACAAGTTCATCGAAGCCAGCCTGAAGATGGCGCTGTAA
- the ung gene encoding uracil-DNA glycosylase, with protein sequence MHPVEVLASHLRPDRGWKEHLEDEFRQPYMQALAEFLTAEESAGKVLFPASSHCFNALNSTPLDQVRVVILGQDPYHGPGQAHGLCFSVRPDVPPPPSLVNMFKEIQSDLGIAPPDHGYLQPWAEQGVLLLNSVLTVAQGQAGAHQGKGWETFTDRVIETVNRECEGVVFLLWGNYAKKKGQHIDRNRHLVLEGPHPSPLSAYRGFFGCKHFSQANEWLREQGQGPVNWELPSKKELNVSY encoded by the coding sequence ATGCACCCGGTTGAGGTACTGGCAAGTCATCTCAGGCCTGACCGGGGCTGGAAAGAACACCTCGAAGACGAATTTCGTCAGCCCTACATGCAGGCGTTGGCGGAATTTCTGACTGCTGAAGAAAGCGCCGGGAAGGTTCTCTTTCCGGCCAGCTCCCATTGTTTCAATGCCCTGAACAGCACGCCTCTTGATCAGGTGCGTGTTGTTATTCTGGGGCAGGACCCCTATCACGGCCCGGGTCAGGCCCATGGCCTGTGTTTTTCAGTCAGGCCGGACGTTCCCCCGCCACCTTCGCTCGTCAATATGTTCAAAGAGATCCAGAGTGATTTGGGTATCGCGCCGCCAGATCACGGCTACCTGCAGCCTTGGGCGGAGCAGGGCGTTTTGCTGCTTAACAGTGTGCTTACGGTGGCTCAGGGCCAAGCGGGTGCGCATCAGGGCAAAGGTTGGGAGACGTTTACGGATCGCGTAATCGAAACCGTGAATCGTGAATGTGAAGGTGTAGTGTTTTTACTTTGGGGTAATTACGCCAAGAAGAAAGGCCAGCACATTGATCGTAACCGGCATTTGGTGCTGGAGGGGCCGCATCCGTCACCGCTCAGTGCATATCGCGGTTTCTTTGGCTGCAAACATTTCTCCCAGGCCAATGAATGGCTCCGGGAGCAAGGGCAGGGGCCAGTAAACTGGGAATTGCCTTCTAAAAAAGAGCTAAACGTCAGTTATTGA
- a CDS encoding thioredoxin fold domain-containing protein: MNVKRFIMVAVMAAGVLGSPLSVAGDVEDSISERLSNSVPGLKISSVRESEAKGLYEVQSNNGDTIYTTSDGQYLLTGDLLKVTSDGIANVTEEARAGGRRNTMENYGDEGVISFKASNEKAVIDVFTDIDCPYCRKLHDEVPQLNDYGITVNYYAYPRSGPDTPSFVKYVSVWCAKDQKSAMDSAKAGKTVATATCENPVLEQFQLGQQVGVTGTPAIVLEDGKVVRGYVPAKNLAEGLGLL, from the coding sequence ATGAATGTAAAACGTTTTATTATGGTGGCAGTAATGGCTGCAGGTGTTCTGGGTTCGCCCTTAAGCGTTGCCGGTGATGTTGAAGATAGCATCAGCGAGCGACTTTCCAATTCCGTGCCTGGGCTAAAGATATCGTCTGTGCGGGAATCCGAGGCGAAGGGGCTTTACGAGGTTCAGAGCAATAACGGAGATACTATTTATACCACGTCGGATGGCCAGTACCTGCTTACCGGCGATTTGCTGAAGGTTACTAGCGATGGCATCGCCAACGTCACAGAAGAGGCCAGAGCTGGTGGCCGGCGCAACACCATGGAGAACTATGGCGATGAGGGTGTTATCAGTTTCAAGGCCAGCAACGAGAAGGCGGTGATCGATGTGTTTACTGACATCGACTGCCCCTATTGCCGCAAGCTTCATGACGAGGTGCCTCAGCTTAATGATTACGGTATTACCGTGAATTATTATGCCTATCCACGCTCCGGCCCGGACACACCATCGTTTGTAAAGTATGTTTCCGTTTGGTGCGCAAAGGATCAGAAATCTGCGATGGATTCCGCCAAGGCCGGTAAAACAGTTGCAACGGCCACCTGCGAAAATCCTGTTCTGGAGCAGTTTCAGCTTGGCCAGCAAGTTGGTGTAACGGGTACGCCGGCAATTGTGCTGGAAGACGGAAAAGTCGTGCGTGGTTACGTGCCAGCGAAGAACTTAGCAGAAGGCCTGGGCCTGCTTTAA
- the thrC gene encoding threonine synthase, with product MRYISTRGEAPALGFEDVLLTGLAPDGGLYVPESLPHFSLEEIRSWRGLPYAELAFNIMYPFVEEAIPEADFRQMLDDTYGVFAHKAVAPLVQLDTNEWVMELFRGPTLAFKDFALQLLGRLLDYVLEKRQEHAVIMGATSGDTGSAAIEGCRRCEHVDIFILHPHERVSEVQRRQMTTVKGDNIHNLAIRGNFDDCQRMVKESFGDQSFLGGKAKLAAVNSINWARIMAQIVYYFHASLALGGPDRSMAFSVPTGNFGDIFAGYLAKKMGLPISQLVIATNRNDILHRFMSGNKYEQHTLEHTLSPSMDIMVSSNFERLLFDLHGRDGLAVKQLLENAAKGPVSIEDYRWKQARSLFDSAAVDDKATCDTIREVYEQNEYLLDPHTAIGVHAARACRRDSQVPMITLGTAHPAKFPDAIRESGLTVKPELPAHMADLFDREERYTVVDNDREGVQAFIAKHWKNT from the coding sequence GTGAGATATATCAGTACTCGGGGAGAAGCCCCCGCACTGGGTTTTGAAGACGTTTTGCTCACGGGGCTGGCCCCTGACGGCGGCCTATATGTCCCGGAATCGCTTCCGCATTTCAGCTTGGAAGAAATTCGTAGCTGGCGTGGGCTTCCGTATGCCGAGCTGGCCTTCAATATCATGTACCCTTTTGTGGAAGAGGCCATTCCTGAGGCTGATTTTCGGCAGATGCTGGATGACACTTACGGTGTGTTTGCCCACAAGGCCGTTGCACCCTTGGTTCAGCTTGATACCAACGAATGGGTGATGGAGCTGTTCCGTGGGCCGACCTTGGCCTTCAAGGACTTTGCGCTGCAGTTGTTGGGTCGCTTGCTGGATTACGTGCTCGAAAAACGCCAAGAACATGCGGTCATTATGGGCGCAACCTCCGGGGATACCGGTTCTGCGGCCATTGAAGGCTGTCGCCGTTGCGAGCATGTGGATATCTTCATTCTGCATCCTCACGAGCGCGTGTCGGAAGTGCAGCGCCGCCAGATGACCACAGTTAAGGGCGACAACATTCACAATCTGGCGATTCGTGGCAATTTTGATGATTGTCAGCGCATGGTTAAAGAGAGCTTTGGTGACCAGTCATTCCTGGGTGGTAAAGCCAAACTGGCCGCGGTTAATTCGATCAACTGGGCCCGGATCATGGCCCAGATTGTTTATTACTTTCATGCTTCCTTGGCGCTTGGTGGCCCGGATCGCAGCATGGCCTTTTCTGTGCCCACCGGTAATTTCGGGGATATCTTTGCGGGCTACCTGGCAAAGAAAATGGGCCTGCCGATATCGCAGCTGGTTATTGCCACCAACCGAAACGATATTCTTCATCGCTTCATGAGTGGCAACAAATACGAGCAGCACACACTTGAGCACACGCTCTCGCCGAGCATGGATATCATGGTGTCCAGCAACTTTGAGCGCTTGCTATTTGATCTTCATGGCCGCGATGGGCTGGCGGTTAAGCAGCTGCTGGAGAACGCAGCCAAAGGCCCGGTGAGTATCGAAGATTATCGCTGGAAGCAGGCTCGCAGCCTCTTCGACAGTGCGGCGGTTGATGACAAAGCAACGTGTGACACCATTCGCGAAGTCTACGAGCAGAACGAATACCTGCTGGACCCGCACACGGCTATCGGCGTGCACGCTGCCCGAGCCTGTCGTCGGGATTCCCAAGTGCCGATGATCACCCTTGGAACAGCCCATCCAGCCAAGTTCCCGGATGCTATCAGGGAATCCGGTCTGACTGTTAAACCAGAGCTTCCGGCGCACATGGCGGATTTGTTCGATCGCGAAGAGCGCTATACCGTGGTTGATAACGACCGCGAGGGTGTTCAGGCATTCATCGCAAAACACTGGAAGAATACCTGA
- the lysS gene encoding lysine--tRNA ligase has translation MTEHTKNAPPEDNKLIAERRAKLSELREKGNPFPNDFRRDATAAELQAKYGDYSKEELESMGIKVAIAGRMMLDRKAFKVVQDMTGRMQIYATKDVQKDTKHWDLGDIVGVQGNLTKSGKGDLYVTMDEYVLLTKSLRPLPEKHKGLTDTETRYRQRYVDLMVNEDSRRVFLARSKIITTMRQFFADRDFIEVETPMLQVIPGGATARPFVTHHNALGMDMYLRVAPELFLKRLVVGGFERVFEINRNFRNEGLSTRHNPEFTMVEFYQAYADYNDLMDLTEDMLRVITEQVLGSTTVVNTRTLADGTEERLEYDFGKSFERLTVVDAILRYAPDVKAEQLTDDASARQVAKDLGIHVKAGWGLGRVQIEIFEATAEHRLMQPTFITEYPKEVSPLARCKDSNPFVTERFEFFVGGREIANGFSELNDAEDQAERFRAQVAEKDAGDDEAMFYDEDYVTALEYGLPPTAGEGIGIDRLAMLLTNSPSIRDVILFPAMRPEHKVESAKGARAEGKE, from the coding sequence ATGACTGAACACACCAAGAATGCACCGCCAGAGGACAACAAGCTGATTGCTGAGCGCCGCGCCAAGCTGTCAGAGCTGCGTGAGAAGGGCAATCCGTTCCCCAATGACTTCCGCCGCGATGCCACCGCCGCCGAATTGCAGGCGAAATACGGTGACTATAGCAAAGAAGAGCTGGAGTCCATGGGCATTAAGGTTGCCATTGCAGGCCGCATGATGCTTGACCGAAAAGCATTCAAAGTGGTTCAGGACATGACTGGCCGCATGCAAATTTATGCGACCAAAGATGTGCAGAAGGATACCAAGCACTGGGATCTGGGGGATATTGTTGGTGTGCAGGGCAACCTGACCAAATCCGGTAAGGGCGACCTTTACGTGACTATGGATGAGTATGTGTTGCTCACCAAGTCTCTGCGCCCGCTGCCGGAGAAGCACAAAGGCCTAACGGATACTGAAACCCGTTACCGTCAGCGGTATGTGGATTTGATGGTGAACGAAGACAGCCGCCGGGTGTTCCTTGCGCGCTCGAAGATCATTACCACCATGCGTCAGTTCTTTGCAGACCGGGACTTCATTGAAGTTGAAACTCCCATGCTACAGGTGATTCCCGGTGGCGCGACTGCGCGGCCATTTGTTACCCACCACAATGCGTTGGGTATGGACATGTACTTGCGTGTTGCACCGGAGCTTTTCCTGAAGCGGCTGGTTGTGGGTGGCTTTGAGCGGGTATTCGAAATAAACCGTAATTTCCGGAACGAGGGGCTTTCTACCCGCCATAATCCGGAATTTACCATGGTCGAATTCTATCAGGCGTATGCCGATTACAACGATCTGATGGACCTCACTGAAGACATGCTGCGCGTTATCACGGAGCAGGTTTTGGGTAGCACCACGGTAGTGAATACGCGCACGCTGGCCGACGGTACTGAAGAGCGTCTTGAGTACGACTTTGGCAAGTCCTTTGAGCGCCTGACGGTTGTGGATGCCATCCTGCGCTACGCTCCGGATGTGAAAGCCGAACAGTTGACGGACGACGCATCAGCGCGGCAGGTTGCCAAAGATCTAGGTATTCACGTGAAAGCTGGTTGGGGACTGGGCAGGGTACAGATCGAAATTTTTGAGGCGACGGCAGAGCATCGTTTGATGCAGCCAACGTTCATTACCGAGTATCCGAAAGAAGTATCCCCGCTGGCACGTTGCAAAGATAGCAATCCGTTTGTGACTGAGCGCTTTGAGTTCTTCGTGGGTGGTCGTGAGATTGCCAACGGATTCTCCGAGCTTAACGATGCGGAAGACCAAGCAGAGCGCTTCCGGGCTCAAGTTGCGGAGAAAGACGCCGGCGACGACGAGGCTATGTTCTACGACGAAGATTATGTGACGGCTCTGGAATATGGCTTGCCGCCTACTGCGGGCGAGGGCATTGGCATTGATCGTTTGGCAATGCTGCTGACCAATTCACCGTCCATCCGCGACGTTATACTGTTCCCGGCCATGCGCCCAGAGCATAAAGTGGAGAGTGCGAAAGGCGCGCGCGCGGAAGGTAAAGAGTAG
- a CDS encoding homoserine dehydrogenase — MKDVNVGICGLGTVGGGTFNVLTRNAALIAGRAGCNIRITRVASRRSRDDIDLGDVAFSTEIFDVVNDPAVDVVVELIGGYDTARELVLAAIKNGKHVVTANKALIAVHGNEIFEAAEKADVVVAYEAGVAGGIPVMKAIREGMAANRIDWIAGIINGTGNYILTEMRAGRAFAEVLKEAQDLGYAEADPTFDVEGIDAAHKLTILASAGFGVPLQFDKAFTEGISSITPYDIAHAEQLGYRIKHLGIARRRENGIELRVHPTLVPKSHLIAQVDGVLNAVLMEGDAVGQTMYYGPGAGDEATASAVIADIVDVARVVASEGALRVPYLGFMPEAMENLEVLPMEEVQSAYYLRITALDRPGVLAKIASILSEHGINIESIMQKESELKDGRIPVIILTHTVQERQINRSIEELEFLSDIDGKVIRIRAENFN; from the coding sequence TTGAAAGACGTCAATGTCGGAATCTGCGGACTGGGAACCGTTGGCGGCGGTACATTCAATGTACTGACGCGCAACGCAGCGCTTATAGCGGGCCGTGCGGGCTGTAATATCCGGATTACCCGGGTTGCAAGTCGCCGCAGTCGTGACGATATAGATCTTGGCGACGTAGCCTTCAGCACCGAGATTTTCGACGTGGTGAATGACCCTGCCGTCGATGTTGTCGTAGAGCTAATCGGCGGTTACGACACCGCGCGGGAGCTCGTACTGGCGGCCATTAAGAATGGCAAGCACGTCGTCACGGCCAATAAAGCGCTTATTGCCGTTCATGGCAACGAGATTTTTGAAGCGGCCGAAAAAGCCGACGTTGTGGTTGCCTATGAGGCAGGTGTTGCGGGCGGTATTCCGGTTATGAAGGCCATTCGTGAAGGTATGGCAGCGAACCGTATCGACTGGATTGCGGGTATTATCAATGGCACCGGCAACTACATTTTAACCGAGATGCGTGCAGGCCGTGCCTTTGCTGAAGTTCTTAAAGAAGCCCAGGATCTTGGTTACGCAGAAGCAGACCCTACCTTTGATGTTGAGGGTATCGACGCGGCCCACAAACTGACCATTCTGGCTTCGGCTGGCTTTGGCGTTCCGCTGCAGTTTGATAAAGCCTTTACCGAAGGGATTTCGTCAATCACTCCCTACGATATCGCCCATGCGGAGCAGCTCGGTTACCGTATCAAGCATCTGGGTATTGCCCGTCGTCGTGAAAACGGTATCGAGCTTCGGGTGCATCCGACATTGGTTCCTAAAAGCCACCTGATTGCTCAGGTTGATGGCGTACTTAACGCTGTCCTTATGGAAGGCGATGCTGTTGGCCAGACTATGTATTACGGCCCAGGCGCTGGCGATGAAGCGACGGCTTCTGCTGTCATTGCCGATATAGTTGATGTCGCTCGGGTTGTGGCAAGTGAAGGCGCGTTGCGAGTGCCTTACCTCGGTTTCATGCCAGAGGCCATGGAGAACTTAGAAGTGCTCCCCATGGAGGAGGTTCAATCTGCCTACTATCTGCGCATCACCGCTCTGGATCGGCCAGGTGTGTTGGCTAAAATCGCCTCGATTCTGAGTGAGCACGGCATCAATATTGAGTCGATCATGCAGAAGGAATCTGAGCTGAAGGATGGCCGCATCCCGGTCATTATCCTGACCCATACGGTGCAGGAACGGCAGATCAACCGGTCTATCGAAGAGCTGGAATTCCTCTCGGATATTGATGGCAAAGTTATTCGCATCCGCGCCGAAAACTTTAACTGA